The DNA window CGGCGAAGCGGGCCGCGAGCGTCAGGTCGTGCATGATGGCGACCACGGTCGCGCCGGCTCGGGCATGCGCTTTCAGGATCTCGAGAACCACGAGCTGGTGGCGCGGATCGAGCGCCGCAATGGGCTCGTCGACCAGCAGAACCGGCGCCTGCGTCGCGAGAGCGCGGGCCAGAAGCGCGCGGGCCCTCTCGCCACCGGACAGGGCCGTGGCGGGCCTGTCCGCGAAGCCCTGCAGGCCTACCGCCCGAAGCGCCGAGGCGACGGCTTCGCGGCCGGCCGGCGACAACCGGTCGGGTTTCTCCCCATGGGGCAGGCGGCCGAGCGCCACGACGCCGGCCACCGGCAGAGGCCAGGCCACGAAACCGCCCTGGGGCAGATAGGCGATCGCGCGGGCCCGGTCGGAGGCGTGCATCCGCCTGAGGGAGACGCCATCGAGCACGACATCGCCCTCGGCCGGTCCGGTCAGCCCGGCAAGGGCCCGCAGCAGGGTCGTCTTGCCGGCCCCGTTGGGCCCGACGATCACCGTGAGGCGTCCCGGCGCCGGGGACAGGTCAATCCGGTCGAGGGCCCGGCGGGCTGCCAGATCAACCGACAGGGAGCGGGCCTCGAGCCGCCTCATGCGGGCGTCTCCACTAGGTCGGCCCTCCGCCGGGCGATGACCCAGAGGAAGAACGGCACACCGAGCAGGGCCGTGAGCACGCCGATCTTCACCTCGGCCGCAGAGGGAACGAGGCGCACGGCGGTGTCGGCGGCGAGCAGCAGGGCTGCGCCTGCGAGGCCCGCCGGAACGAGGGTGCGGGCCGGATCGTAGCCAACGAAGGGACGCACGAGATGGGGCACGACCAGGCCGACGAAGCCGATGGAGCCGGCCACCGCCACCGAGGCGCCCGTGCCGACGGCCGCGCCCGCGACGATGAAGCCGCGCAGGAGCGGCACGCCGATCCCGAGGCTGCGCGCCGTCTCCTCGCCCAGCGCGAGCGCCCGCAGGCCGGGCGCCGCCGAGAGGATCAGGCCCGAGGCCAGAACGATGAAAGGAGCGGCCAGGAGCACGTGGACCATCGACCGGTCCTCGAAGGAGCCCAGGAGCCAGAACACGATCTCCGTCACGGCGAAGGGATTGGGCGAGAGGCTGATGGCGAGCGACGTGCCCGCTCCGGCGAGCGACCCGACGGCGAGCCCCGCCAGGACCAGCACCACGATGGTGGCGCCCCGTCCGGCCACCGCCACGACGAGGCCGACGGACAGGAGGGCGCCTGCGATCGCCGCGAAGGGGAGGGCCCAGGACAGGCTGCCGACGAGCCCGGAATAGATCACCAGCACGGCCCCGAAGGCCGCCGCCTGCGGGGCGCCGAACACCGCCGTGTCGGCGAGCGGGTTGCGCAGCAGCCCCTGCAGGCCCGCTCCCGACAGGCCGAGGATCCAGCCGACCAGCCCGGCCAGGACCGTGCGCGGCAGGCGGATCTCCCGCACCACGATGCTGGCCGGACCCTGGTCCGACACGAGGGCCTTCAGCACCGTAGGCACGGTGATCGGCGCCGGCCCGGTGGCCAGGGAGACGAGGCTCAGCGCCCCGACCAGGACGGTCAGGCCGGGGACGAGGGATGACCGGAAGAGGGACATGGATGGCGTTTCGTTGTTCCCTGCGGATAGAGCACGAAACGCACGCGTGAGGAACAGGCCTCGTGCATGCCTCCTCGGCGGCACAGCGCGGCCTTTAG is part of the Microvirga terrae genome and encodes:
- a CDS encoding ABC transporter ATP-binding protein, producing the protein MRRLEARSLSVDLAARRALDRIDLSPAPGRLTVIVGPNGAGKTTLLRALAGLTGPAEGDVVLDGVSLRRMHASDRARAIAYLPQGGFVAWPLPVAGVVALGRLPHGEKPDRLSPAGREAVASALRAVGLQGFADRPATALSGGERARALLARALATQAPVLLVDEPIAALDPRHQLVVLEILKAHARAGATVVAIMHDLTLAARFADDILLLHQGKTEAFGPPGAVLTGERLAAVFSVRAQVLAQAGGLLVVAESPLPDT
- a CDS encoding FecCD family ABC transporter permease → MSLFRSSLVPGLTVLVGALSLVSLATGPAPITVPTVLKALVSDQGPASIVVREIRLPRTVLAGLVGWILGLSGAGLQGLLRNPLADTAVFGAPQAAAFGAVLVIYSGLVGSLSWALPFAAIAGALLSVGLVVAVAGRGATIVVLVLAGLAVGSLAGAGTSLAISLSPNPFAVTEIVFWLLGSFEDRSMVHVLLAAPFIVLASGLILSAAPGLRALALGEETARSLGIGVPLLRGFIVAGAAVGTGASVAVAGSIGFVGLVVPHLVRPFVGYDPARTLVPAGLAGAALLLAADTAVRLVPSAAEVKIGVLTALLGVPFFLWVIARRRADLVETPA